One Cellulomonas sp. WB94 genomic window, CCTGCCACACCTCGACGAACCGCTCGTCGCTGATCGGTTCGCCGTCGATCGCGATCCGCTCGGTCACCCGCGTCAGGTGCGGGCTCGTGAACCGTCCCGTGCGGAGCCCGTGCTCGCGCAGCAGGCGCTCGACCATGCGGGACGTCGACGTCTTGCCGTTCGTGCCCGTGAGGTGCACGACCCGGAAGGCGCGCTGCGGGTCGCCGAGCAGCTCGCACACGGCGAGCACGCGGTCCAGCGTCGGGTCGATGTCGTTCTCGGGCGCGCGCTCGAGGATCGCGGCGTACACCTCGTCGGCGGCCGACCGCGCGGCGCGTGCTGCCTCGCGGCGGACGTTCTCCGCACCGCTGTCCCGGACTGACGCGTTCATGCCTTCTCCACTCGAACGGCGAGCTCGCGGGCGTCCGAGGCCGTGATGACGACGTCGGTCGCGAGCGTCTCGGTCGCGATGAACTCCTGGTGGGTGCGGACCGCCTCGACCTCGGCACTCGGCACCTCGAGCGTGAGGCGGATCCGGTCGCTGACCTGAAGGCCGGCGGCCTTGCGGGCGTCCTGCACGACGCGCACGGCGTCGCGCGCGTAGCCCTCGGCGCGCAGCGCGTCGTCGAGCACGAGGTCCAGGACGACGAACCCGCCCGACGGCAGGACCGCGGCCGCGAGCTCGACCGTGCCGGGCGCTCCGCTCGCTGCCTCGGCAACCGTCGCGAGCTCGTACTCCCCCGCCACCAGGGGGACGTCCCCGCCGGGCGTGTGCACCACGACGACCCCGTCCGCGTCCTGCGACCAGTCCCCCGCCTTGGCGGCCCGGATGGCGTCCTGGACCCCCCGGCCGAGGCGCGGGCCGGCGGCGCGCGCGTTGACGCTCAGCTGCGTCGTCACCCCGACATCCCCCGCGGCGGCGTCCTCGAGCGACAGGAGCGTGACCCGCTTGACGTTGAGCTCGGCAGCGACGAGGCCGACGAACGGCGTGATCTGCGCCGGGTCGGTCACCGCGACGCGCAGCTCACGCAGCGGCTGGCGCACGCGCAGGGAGTGCGCCTTGCGCAGCCCGAGCGTCGCCGAGACGATCTCGCGCGTGCGGTCGACCGCAGCCACGAGGTCGTCGTCGGCCACGAGCGCGGCGTCGTCCGGCGATCCCGGGGTCAGGTCGGGCCAGTCGGTGAGGTGCACGCTGCGACCGCCCGTGAGGCCGCGCCAGATCTCCTCGGACAGCAGCGGGGCGAGCGGGGCCATGAGGCGTGTGAGGGTCTCGAGCGCGGTCCACAGGGTGTTGAAGGCACCGGCCTCCTCCGCCCAGAACCGCTCGCGCGACGTCCGGACGTACCAGTTGGTCAGGACGTCGAGGTGCTCGCGGACGGACTCGCACGCGCCCGGCACGTCGTACGCGTCGAGCTGCGCGGTGACCCGCGTGACGAGGTCCCGGGTGCGGGCGAGCAGGTAGCGGTCCATGGTCGCGAGACCCGCGTGGTCCTCAGCGGTCACGCGCCGCGCCTCGAGACCCTCGCCGTCGTTCGCGGCGCCCGCGTAGAGCGCGAAGAAGTACCACGTGCTCCACAGCGGGAGCAGTACCTGACGCACCTCCGAACGGATGCCCTCCTCCGTGACGACGAGGTTGCCGCCGCGCAGGATCGGGCTCGCCATGAGGAACCAGCGCATCGCGTCCGAGCCGTCGCGGTCGAAGACCTCGTACACGTCCGGGTAGTTGCGCAGGGACTTGCTCATCTTGCGGCCGTCCGAGCCGAGCACGATGCCGTGGGACACCGACGTGCGGAACGCGGGCCGGTCGAAGAGGGCCGTGGCGAGCACGTGGAGCAGGTAGAACCAGCCGCGCGTCTGCCCGATGTACTCCGTGATGAAGTCGCCCGGGTAGTGGTTCGTGAACCAGTCGACGTTCTCGAACGGGTAGTGGACCTGGGCGTACGGCATCGAGCCCGAGTCGAACCACACGTCGAGGATGTCCGGGATGCGGCGCATCGTCGACCGGCCGGTCGGGTCGTCGGGGTTCGGCCGCGTCAGGTCGTCGATGAACGGGCGGTGCAGGTCCGTGACCGGCACCCCGAAGTCGGCCTCGAGCTCGGCGAGCGAGCCGTACACGTCGGTGCGCGGGTAGGCCGGGTCGTCGCTCGTCCACACGGGGATCGGCGTGCCCCAGTAGCGGTTCCGCGAGATCGACCAGTCGCGCGCGCCGGCGAGCCACTTGCCGAACTGCCCGTCCTGGATGTGCTCGGGCACCCAGGCGATCTCCTGGTTGAGCTCGACCATCCGGTCCCGGAACTGCGTCACGCGCACGAACCAGCTGGACACGGCCTTGTAGATCAGGGGGTTCCGGCAGCGCCAGCAGTGCGGGTAGGAGTGCTGGTAGGTCTCGTGGCGCAGGACGACGGCCCGGTGCGCCGCGTCGACGGCCGCGAGCGGCCCGGTGCCGGCCTTCAGGTCGGCGATGATCGGCGCGTTGGCGTCGAAGACGAGGAGTGCCTCGTAGTCGGGGACCTCGCTGGTGAACCGGCCCTTGGAGCTGATGGGCACGACCGGGGTGATGCCGGCGGCGTCGCACACCACCATGTCGTCCTCGCCGAACGCGGGCGCGAGGTGCACGATGCCCGTGCCGTCCTCGGTCGTCACGAAGTCCGCGACGAGCACCTGGTGGGCGTTCGGGCGACCGGCGAAGTACCCGAACGGTGGCGTGTACGAGCGCCCGGCCAGGTCGCGACCAATGAGCCGATCGACGACGGCGGGGTCCTCGCCGAGCTCCTTGGCGTAGGAGGCCAGTCGCGACTGCGCGAGCACGACGCGCTCCCCGGCCAGCAGGCCCTCGGTGGGCACGACGACGACGTAGTCGATCTCCGGGCCGACCGCGAGCGCGAGGTTGCTCGGGAGCGTCCAGGGCGTCGTCGTCCACAGCAGCGCGAGCTCGCCGGTCTCCAGGCGCACGCCGACCGTCAGGGCCGGGTCCTGGCGCGACTGGTACACGTCGTCGTCCATGCGCAGCTCGTGGTTCGACAACGGCGTCTCGTCGCGCCAGCAGTACGGCAGCACGCGGTAGCCCTCGTAGGCGAGGCCCTTGTCGTAGAGCTGCTTGAACGCCCAGATGACCGACTCCATGTAGGTCAGGTCGAGCGTCTTGTAGTCGTGGTCGAAGTCCACCCAGCGCGCCTGGCGCGTGACGTACTCCTCCCACTCCTTCGTGTACCGCAGGACCGACGTGCGGCAGGCGTCGTTGAACTCCGCGATGCCCATCTCGTCGATCTGCGACTTGTCGGTGATGCCGAGGATCCGCTCGGCCTCGAGCTCGGCCGGCAGCCCGTGGGTGTCCCAGCCGAAGCGGCGCTCGACCCGGCGGCCGCGCTGCGTCTGGTAGCGCCCGACGAGGTCCTTCGCGTAGCCCGTGAGCAGGTGGCCGTAGTGCGGCAGACCATTGGCGAACGGGGGGCCGTCATAGAAGACGAACTCGTTCGCACCCTCGTCGCCCGCAGGGCGCTGGTCGATCGACGCCTGGAACGTGCGGTCGGTGTCCCAGTACGCGAGCACCTCGTTCTCGAGGGCGGGCAGGTCGGGGCTGGCGGGGACGCCGTCGTTGTCACGGTGCAGCGGATAGGCCATCGGTCGGGCTCCAGGGGTCGGTCGGTCGTTCACTCGTCATCACCTGCACGAGGACGACGGCGCCCGGCTCGAACCGGACCACCACCGCGGTACCACCCCGCTTGCCGAACGCCGTCCCGGTGACCCGGTACCGCGCGCACGGCCGCTCCTTGACGGCTGTGACGGGCCTGCCCGTCCGGTTCTACTGGGCTCCCCCTGCGGAGAGCTGTTCTTCCGGAGGCTCTCCGGTGATGGCCGGGTCGACGCCTGTGCCGTTCATGCTAGCCGCTGCGCTCGCGGGTCGGTCGACCGGCGGCAGCGCGGACCACGGGAACGTGATCCACCGGTCGGTGCGTCGCCACACGTAGTCGGGCGTGACGATGGAGTGCGGCTTCGCGTAGAGCACGGCGGTCCGCGCCTCGGCGCAGTGCGACGCCATGAGCTCGCGGACGAGGGCCAAGGTCTCCCCCGTGTCCGCGACGTCGTCGACGATGAGTGCCCGCAGGCCGTGGAACGCGTCGGTGTCGAGCAGCGGCGGGAGGACGACGGGCCCCGGGAGCCGGGTGTCGATGCCCGTGTAGAACTCGACGTTGAGAGTGCCGACCGCCTTCGTTCCGAGCGCGTACGACAGCGCTCCGCCAGGCAGCAGCCCGCCGCGGGCCACGGCCACGACGATGTCCGGCTCGAACCCCGACGCGACGACGGCCCGGGCGAGAGCACGTGTCGCCTGCCCGAACAGCTCCCAGTCGAGGATCTCGCGGTCGTCGGGGAGCCGCTGTCCGGGTGCCGCCTCGGTCATCGCCATGCCCGCAGCGTATGCGCCGAGCGCCGGCGCGTCCGTGCCCGCACGTCCCGGTCGCGGTCCCCTGGTCCGGGGTAGTGAGCCCCGCACGGCACAATCATGGGGTGAATGCCGCCCCCACCGCCCTCGTCCTGCTCGACCTCGACGGGACGCTCATGGACTCCGCGCCCGGCATCGTGTCCTCCGCTGCCGAGGCGTACCGGACTCTCGGTCTGCCGGTGCCCGACGCGCCGACGCTGCGCTCGTTCGTCGGCCCGCCGATCACGGACTCCTTCCCCCGCCACGGCGTGCCCCCGGAACGGCTCCGCGAGATGGTGCGGGCCTACCGGACCGTCTTCGAGGCCGGCGGCATGTTCGACAACTCGGTGTTCGACGGCGTCCCGGACGCCCTGGCCCGGCTGCGCGCGGCGGGCTGCACGCTCGTCGTCGCCACGTCGAAGCCCGTCGTCTACGCGCGCCCGATCTGCGACCACTTCGGGCTGAGCGACCTGGTCGACGCCGTCTACGGGGCGCCGCTCGACGAGCACACCTCGACCAAGGCGATGGTCATCGCCGAGGCGCTCGCAGGGCTGGGGTTCGCGCCGGGGACGCCCGGCGCCCGCGCCGTCATGGTCGGCGACCGTGCGCACGACGTGCGGGGCGCGGCCGAGAACGACCTCGACTGCATCGGCGTCACGTGGGGGTACGCGGCCGACGGTGAGCTCGACCAGGCAGGCGCGGTCGCGGTGGTGGACGACCTCGACGCGCTCGTCGCCGAGGTGCTCGGGCGGGTCGGCGTCGCCGCGTGACGGCTGGCTGCGCGCGGCTCGCTAGGCTCACGACGTGAATCTCGTCGACGCCCTCGGATGGGCCGGATCCGCCCTGCTCGTCTACTCGGTGCTGCAGTCGCGCATGCTGCGGCTCCGCGTGCTCAACCTCGCGGCGTCCCTCGCGCTGGTGGCGTTCAACGCCATCATCGGCGTGTGGCCCATGGTCGCGATGAACGCCGCTCTGTGCCTGATCAACGGGTGGTTCGCCGTCTCGCTCGTCCGGCAGCGGAACCGCGGCAGCGCGTTCGACTGGGTCGGCGCCGGGCCTGACGACCCGTTCGTCCGCCGCTTCCTGACGCAGCACGGCGACGACGTCGCGGAGTTCTTCCCGGTGGCGCGCGACCTGCCCGCCGCGCTCGCGACGGTGAGCGCCGCAGACACGCTGTGCGCCCTCGTGCTGCACGGCGACGTCACGGTCGGCCTCGTCGTCGCGACAGCGGACGACAGCGCACCGGGCGGCACGTGGCGACTTCTCATCGACTACGTCATCCCGGGGTATCGCGACTACACCGCAGGATCCTTCATCTACTCCCCCGCCGGACCGTTCGCCGCCCGCGGCGCGGGCCGCGTGGT contains:
- the ileS gene encoding isoleucine--tRNA ligase, yielding MAYPLHRDNDGVPASPDLPALENEVLAYWDTDRTFQASIDQRPAGDEGANEFVFYDGPPFANGLPHYGHLLTGYAKDLVGRYQTQRGRRVERRFGWDTHGLPAELEAERILGITDKSQIDEMGIAEFNDACRTSVLRYTKEWEEYVTRQARWVDFDHDYKTLDLTYMESVIWAFKQLYDKGLAYEGYRVLPYCWRDETPLSNHELRMDDDVYQSRQDPALTVGVRLETGELALLWTTTPWTLPSNLALAVGPEIDYVVVVPTEGLLAGERVVLAQSRLASYAKELGEDPAVVDRLIGRDLAGRSYTPPFGYFAGRPNAHQVLVADFVTTEDGTGIVHLAPAFGEDDMVVCDAAGITPVVPISSKGRFTSEVPDYEALLVFDANAPIIADLKAGTGPLAAVDAAHRAVVLRHETYQHSYPHCWRCRNPLIYKAVSSWFVRVTQFRDRMVELNQEIAWVPEHIQDGQFGKWLAGARDWSISRNRYWGTPIPVWTSDDPAYPRTDVYGSLAELEADFGVPVTDLHRPFIDDLTRPNPDDPTGRSTMRRIPDILDVWFDSGSMPYAQVHYPFENVDWFTNHYPGDFITEYIGQTRGWFYLLHVLATALFDRPAFRTSVSHGIVLGSDGRKMSKSLRNYPDVYEVFDRDGSDAMRWFLMASPILRGGNLVVTEEGIRSEVRQVLLPLWSTWYFFALYAGAANDGEGLEARRVTAEDHAGLATMDRYLLARTRDLVTRVTAQLDAYDVPGACESVREHLDVLTNWYVRTSRERFWAEEAGAFNTLWTALETLTRLMAPLAPLLSEEIWRGLTGGRSVHLTDWPDLTPGSPDDAALVADDDLVAAVDRTREIVSATLGLRKAHSLRVRQPLRELRVAVTDPAQITPFVGLVAAELNVKRVTLLSLEDAAAGDVGVTTQLSVNARAAGPRLGRGVQDAIRAAKAGDWSQDADGVVVVHTPGGDVPLVAGEYELATVAEAASGAPGTVELAAAVLPSGGFVVLDLVLDDALRAEGYARDAVRVVQDARKAAGLQVSDRIRLTLEVPSAEVEAVRTHQEFIATETLATDVVITASDARELAVRVEKA
- a CDS encoding phosphoribosyltransferase; protein product: MAMTEAAPGQRLPDDREILDWELFGQATRALARAVVASGFEPDIVVAVARGGLLPGGALSYALGTKAVGTLNVEFYTGIDTRLPGPVVLPPLLDTDAFHGLRALIVDDVADTGETLALVRELMASHCAEARTAVLYAKPHSIVTPDYVWRRTDRWITFPWSALPPVDRPASAAASMNGTGVDPAITGEPPEEQLSAGGAQ
- a CDS encoding HAD hydrolase-like protein — its product is MNAAPTALVLLDLDGTLMDSAPGIVSSAAEAYRTLGLPVPDAPTLRSFVGPPITDSFPRHGVPPERLREMVRAYRTVFEAGGMFDNSVFDGVPDALARLRAAGCTLVVATSKPVVYARPICDHFGLSDLVDAVYGAPLDEHTSTKAMVIAEALAGLGFAPGTPGARAVMVGDRAHDVRGAAENDLDCIGVTWGYAADGELDQAGAVAVVDDLDALVAEVLGRVGVAA